The DNA segment CCGGAATCTGGTCGCGCAGGTTGAGCAGCCAGGGAACCTTCGAGGCAAAGGCCGCGTAGTGCGGCAGATACGCCACCAGCCGCTGGTGCAGGCTGATGCCTTTCGCCCGCGCCCTTGCCGCCAGGGCCTCGATCTTCATCTTGGCCATGTCGACGCCGGTCGGGCATTCGCGCCGGCAGCCCTTGCAGGAGACGCAGAGTTTCAGCGTCTCCATCATCTCGTCGGAAGCCAGCGCATCGGGACCGAGCCGGCCGGAGATGGCGAGCCGCAGTGTGTTGGCGCGCCCGCGCGTGACGTCCTTCTCGTTGCGCGTAACGCGGTAGCTCGGGCACATCACGCCGGCGACGGCCTTTCGGCAGGCCCCATTATTGTTGCACATCTCGATCGCGCCCTGCAGGCCCCCGCCCTCGCCGGAATAGCCTGACCAGTCGAGTGCGGCCCTGATGGGCGCGACCTTGTAGTCGGGCGCGTAGCGAAACAGGCTGCGGTCGTCGAACTTAGGCGGGCGCACGATCTTCCCGGGATTGTAGAGTCCCTTGGGATCGAAGCGGTCCTTCACCTGCTCGAAGGCGTGGACGAGGCGGGTGCCGAACATCTTCTCGTGGAATTCGGAGCGGACGATGCCATCGCCATGCTCGCCCGAATGCGAGCCCTTGTACTCGCGCACCATATCGAAGGCTTCCTCGGCGATGGCGCGCATCGCCTTGACGTCTTTCTCAAGGCGCAGGTTCAGCACCGGGCGCACGTGCAGGCAGCCTTCGGAGGCGTGCGCATACCAGGTCCCTCGGGTGCCGTGCTTCTCGAACACCCTGGTCAGGCGCTCGGTATAGTCCGCCAGATGCGGCAGCGGCACGGCGCAGTCCTCGACGAAGGAGACCGGCTTTCCCGCCTGCTTCATCGACATCATGATATTGAGGCCGGAGGTACGCACATCCGCGATCGCGGCCTGAAGGCCGGGCTCGTGCACGGGCACCACGCCGCCCCATTTCGCGCCGGAACGGTCCCAGCCGAAGCCAAGATCGCCCATCGTCTCCTCAAGCAATTTCAGGCGGCGCGCATTCTCGGCGTCGTCCTCGGCGAACTCGACCAGCAGGATCGCGGCCGGCTCTCCGCGCACGAACTGCTTCAGGGTCGCCTGGAACATGGGAATTTCGCTGGCGAGTGCGAGCAGGGTGGAATCCACCAGTTCCACCGCGATCGGCTTGAGCCGTACCAGATGCTGGGCCGCGTCCATCGCCTCGTAGAAGCTGCCGAAATGGCAGGCCCCGACCACCTTGCGGCCGATCACCGGCCAGAGCTTGAGCTCGATCCGGGTCGAATAGGCGAGCGTGCCTTCCGAGCCGACAAGAAGATGGGCGAGGTTGTAACCCTGCTCATTGGGAACCAGCGCATCGAGATTGTAGCCGCCGACCCGGCGCTGGACATGGGGGAAGCGCTCGGCCACCTCCGCCGCCTCGCGCGCGCCGATATCGAGCAGATCGCGCGCCAGCGGCGCCAGCGGCGAATCACCGGGCAGGCCCGACAGATTGTGGTCGACCCGCCCGAAATGGGCCTTCACGCCATCGGCCAGCATGGCATCGATGGAAATGACGTTGTCGCGCATGGTGCCGTAGCGCAGCGAACGT comes from the Ancylobacter pratisalsi genome and includes:
- a CDS encoding FAD-binding and (Fe-S)-binding domain-containing protein gives rise to the protein MAARLAPGLERRLKAEVSGEVLFDRFNRGRYATDASFYQIMPLGVVVPRTTEEAERAIALARAEGIPVTPRGGGTSQCGQTINESLIVDGSKYLNRILELDVEGRRCIVEPGIVLDDLNRQLRKHGLWYPVDVSTASRATIGGMAGNNSCGGRSLRYGTMRDNVISIDAMLADGVKAHFGRVDHNLSGLPGDSPLAPLARDLLDIGAREAAEVAERFPHVQRRVGGYNLDALVPNEQGYNLAHLLVGSEGTLAYSTRIELKLWPVIGRKVVGACHFGSFYEAMDAAQHLVRLKPIAVELVDSTLLALASEIPMFQATLKQFVRGEPAAILLVEFAEDDAENARRLKLLEETMGDLGFGWDRSGAKWGGVVPVHEPGLQAAIADVRTSGLNIMMSMKQAGKPVSFVEDCAVPLPHLADYTERLTRVFEKHGTRGTWYAHASEGCLHVRPVLNLRLEKDVKAMRAIAEEAFDMVREYKGSHSGEHGDGIVRSEFHEKMFGTRLVHAFEQVKDRFDPKGLYNPGKIVRPPKFDDRSLFRYAPDYKVAPIRAALDWSGYSGEGGGLQGAIEMCNNNGACRKAVAGVMCPSYRVTRNEKDVTRGRANTLRLAISGRLGPDALASDEMMETLKLCVSCKGCRRECPTGVDMAKMKIEALAARARAKGISLHQRLVAYLPHYAAFASKVPWLLNLRDQIPGAAKFSEIIAQFSARRTLPRWRADAFREDQTAFGPADGREVVLFADTFNRWFEKENIVAALEVLVAAGYRVHMPRPVDGKNRALCCGRTFLSAGLVDQARAEAARVIETYAPFVTRGVPVVGLEPSCLLAFRDELPSMLPGEDTQRLSAHALLLEEFIAREIEAGRFHLPLAPIAEKALLHGHCHQKSFGAMGAVEKALRLVPGLVVETVESSCCGMAGAFGYHAETIDTSIAMAELSLLPAVRQAEPGTLVVADGTSCRHQIHDGADREAVHVVQVLAKSLAAARVAARELEAAE